The following coding sequences are from one Nonlabens arenilitoris window:
- a CDS encoding DUF2721 domain-containing protein, producing MELSLSIPALLFPAISLTMLAYNARYLAIAALIRNLYAKYEENPSDKIRIQVQKLRKRLTIIKNMQAVAILSFLLAVITMFLIYIELDFWANLVFGISLLALMISLILSLIEVQLSTKALSIQLESISKNGMDVNNR from the coding sequence TTGGAATTATCCCTAAGCATACCAGCCCTACTCTTCCCAGCCATATCATTAACCATGCTGGCTTATAACGCACGTTATCTAGCGATTGCAGCGTTAATAAGAAATCTATATGCTAAGTACGAAGAAAATCCATCAGATAAAATACGTATTCAAGTTCAAAAATTAAGAAAGCGACTGACCATCATTAAAAATATGCAAGCCGTTGCTATTTTAAGTTTCTTACTTGCGGTAATCACGATGTTCTTAATTTATATAGAATTGGATTTTTGGGCAAATCTAGTTTTCGGAATCAGTTTACTGGCTTTAATGATATCACTTATTCTATCACTTATAGAGGTGCAGTTGTCTACTAAAGCACTATCAATCCAACTGGAAAGCATTAGTAAA
- a CDS encoding YggS family pyridoxal phosphate-dependent enzyme has product MSIKDHLLRFRESIEPKATLVAVSKTKPISDVQEAYDAGQRHFGENKIQEMTEKWETLPKDIYWHMIGHTQRNKVKYMAPYVHLIHSVDSPRLLKEINKQAEKNERVIDCLLQIHIAEEETKFGFDQNELLELLSSDAFAGYKNVRITGLMGMATFTDNEEQVRKEFKSLKTLLDHINDNHLISDSHDLKTLSMGMTGDYKIAIEEGSTMVRIGSAIFGSRA; this is encoded by the coding sequence ATGAGCATAAAAGATCATTTATTACGCTTTCGCGAAAGCATAGAACCCAAAGCCACTCTAGTTGCCGTAAGCAAAACCAAACCTATAAGCGATGTGCAAGAAGCTTATGATGCTGGACAAAGACACTTTGGCGAGAATAAAATTCAGGAAATGACCGAAAAATGGGAAACGCTACCTAAGGACATTTACTGGCACATGATAGGTCACACACAGCGCAATAAGGTAAAATATATGGCGCCTTATGTTCATTTAATTCACAGTGTGGATTCACCACGATTACTCAAGGAAATCAACAAACAAGCAGAAAAAAACGAAAGAGTCATCGATTGTCTTTTACAGATTCATATTGCTGAAGAGGAAACAAAATTTGGTTTTGATCAAAATGAACTGCTCGAGTTATTAAGCAGTGATGCCTTTGCAGGTTATAAAAACGTGCGCATCACAGGACTGATGGGCATGGCCACTTTTACAGATAATGAAGAACAAGTACGTAAAGAGTTTAAAAGTCTCAAAACATTACTAGATCATATCAACGACAATCACCTGATTAGTGATTCACACGATTTGAAAACACTTTCTATGGGAATGACAGGCGATTATAAAATCGCGATAGAAGAAGGCAGCACGATGGTGAGGATAGGTAGTGCGATTTTTGGGAGTAGAGCTTAA
- a CDS encoding DUF1015 domain-containing protein yields MPIIKPFKGVRAAPHMASHVISRTYQDYSDTELEAILKYNPFSFLHILNPGYKFSNSLKGEERFNLVRNRYLEFKEEQYLVQDKSPVFYIYERSDAVHSYTGIIAGTATSDYDNGKIKKHEDTLEQREKLFKDYLKTVGFNAEPVLLTYPDDHVIDEVIDHEKKQRPVYDFVTTDRSCHKLWVIKDIHHIELLQQQFAAMPHIYIADGHHRSASSSLLASEMGEKHDSYNHFMSYLIAQSQLRIYEFNRLIKDLNGLSKEAFLMQLDMKFRIQNRGLEMYKPSKKHHFSMYLDGEFYSLYLRKDTYNIETPLDDLDTQMLFDLVLNPILGIEDLRNDSRIAYSYGQTDLLRIKDRVDKNEFAVGFGLFPATVEQMKSIADESLIMPPKSTYIRPKLPSGLTIYEFES; encoded by the coding sequence ATGCCCATCATAAAACCTTTTAAAGGAGTAAGAGCAGCACCGCATATGGCGTCACACGTCATATCGCGCACCTATCAAGATTATAGTGACACAGAGCTAGAGGCGATTTTAAAATATAATCCCTTTAGCTTTTTGCACATTCTCAATCCTGGTTATAAATTCAGTAATAGCCTTAAAGGAGAAGAGCGATTTAATCTAGTGCGCAATCGGTATCTAGAATTTAAGGAAGAACAATACCTTGTTCAAGATAAGTCGCCTGTATTTTACATCTATGAAAGGTCAGATGCAGTACACTCATACACAGGCATCATAGCCGGAACTGCTACATCAGACTATGATAATGGAAAGATTAAAAAGCATGAAGACACTTTAGAACAACGAGAAAAGTTATTTAAAGACTACTTAAAAACAGTAGGCTTTAATGCAGAGCCTGTACTACTCACCTATCCAGATGACCACGTTATTGATGAAGTAATTGACCATGAAAAAAAGCAAAGACCTGTCTATGATTTTGTCACCACAGATCGCAGTTGTCATAAACTATGGGTGATAAAAGACATCCATCATATAGAGTTATTGCAACAGCAATTTGCAGCCATGCCACACATCTATATTGCAGATGGTCACCATCGTAGTGCCAGTTCTTCCCTACTCGCTAGTGAGATGGGAGAAAAGCACGACAGCTATAATCACTTTATGAGCTACCTCATCGCTCAAAGTCAGTTGCGTATCTATGAATTTAATAGACTCATTAAAGATCTAAACGGTTTGAGTAAAGAAGCTTTTCTCATGCAACTGGATATGAAATTCCGCATACAGAATCGTGGTCTGGAGATGTACAAACCATCAAAAAAACACCATTTCTCTATGTATCTAGATGGCGAGTTTTACAGTTTGTATTTACGTAAAGACACTTATAACATTGAAACACCACTCGATGATCTGGACACTCAAATGTTATTTGATTTGGTCTTAAATCCTATATTAGGCATAGAGGACTTGCGCAACGATTCTCGTATCGCTTATAGCTATGGACAAACAGATTTATTGCGCATTAAAGATCGAGTAGATAAAAATGAATTTGCCGTTGGTTTTGGTTTATTCCCAGCCACAGTAGAGCAAATGAAATCCATCGCAGACGAGTCTCTAATCATGCCACCTAAAAGCACTTACATCAGACCTAAGTTACCTAGCGGCCTTACCATTTACGAATTTGAATCATGA
- a CDS encoding 3-hydroxybutyryl-CoA dehydrogenase, translated as MKNITVIGAGTMGNGIAHTFAQSGFNVSLVDISQENIDRGLGTISKNLDRMIAKEKITEADKNETLSNISTFTDLKSGVEKADLIVEAATENVDLKLKIFGQMDEFAPADCILSTNTSSISITQIASVTKRPEKVIGMHFMNPVPIMKLVEIIRGYSTSDEVTTTIMELSKQLGKTPTEVNDYPGFVANRILMPMINEAIETLYNGVAGVQEIDTVMKLGMAHPMGPLQLADFIGLDVCLSILNVMHDGFKNPKYAPCPLLVNMVMAGKKGVKSGEGFYDYSESRKAEKVSASFK; from the coding sequence ATGAAAAATATAACCGTAATAGGCGCAGGAACCATGGGTAATGGTATTGCACACACATTTGCACAATCTGGATTTAATGTTTCGCTAGTCGATATTTCTCAAGAAAATATTGATCGTGGTTTAGGTACCATCTCAAAGAACCTAGATCGTATGATTGCAAAAGAAAAAATTACAGAAGCTGATAAAAACGAAACTTTAAGTAATATCTCAACATTTACAGATTTAAAATCTGGTGTTGAAAAAGCAGACTTAATAGTAGAAGCAGCTACAGAAAATGTAGATCTTAAACTAAAAATATTTGGACAGATGGATGAATTTGCTCCGGCAGATTGTATTCTATCGACTAACACTTCATCTATTTCTATTACTCAAATAGCGTCTGTTACTAAACGTCCAGAGAAAGTTATAGGAATGCATTTTATGAATCCAGTGCCTATTATGAAACTGGTAGAAATCATAAGAGGTTATTCTACTAGTGATGAGGTGACTACAACCATCATGGAGTTATCAAAACAACTAGGTAAAACACCTACTGAAGTAAATGATTATCCTGGATTTGTAGCAAACCGTATTTTAATGCCTATGATTAATGAGGCTATTGAAACCTTATATAATGGCGTTGCAGGTGTACAAGAAATCGACACGGTAATGAAATTAGGTATGGCACATCCTATGGGACCATTACAACTAGCAGATTTTATAGGACTAGACGTTTGTCTTTCTATTCTTAATGTAATGCACGATGGGTTCAAAAACCCTAAATATGCTCCATGTCCATTATTAGTAAATATGGTCATGGCAGGCAAAAAAGGTGTGAAATCTGGAGAAGGTTTTTATGACTATTCAGAATCCAGAAAAGCAGAGAAAGTGAGTGCTAGTTTTAAATAG
- a CDS encoding serine hydrolase domain-containing protein, which yields MNYKLLVSLMILCGLSSCKNADTTATDENIIVKAVEVELDKKLDSIHQLKQFHGIGVSIVNEKGPVFQEGYGYLDRKIRADYTENTIQNIASISKVILGLTLAKAVEDGHINLDDDINNYLDFNVRNPQYPDDPILVRHLTSHTSSILDGDYYDLSYINLEDDAVDNPKIDQEELKYFQTDKEALSLQDFLKNGLTTTDTALTSYIYSDYAPGTAYSYSNIAAGLTAYIIERAVGEDFKSYSKKHIIDPLGLKNTSWNVADLDSRQRSSLYSTLELRYPVYRLITFADGGLYTTPNDLGIILTELINGYNGKGTLLKTSTYVQFYKKQLNESMFKTEKSMAAFQKGFNKGMFITYERDGIGHSGGDPGVSTLMYFNPKTNIGQITFLNTDFNSQEAYDSFIAIASILKEYGNKLLKNKQL from the coding sequence ATGAATTACAAACTTCTAGTTAGCTTAATGATTTTATGTGGTTTGAGCAGCTGCAAAAACGCTGATACTACAGCTACAGATGAAAATATCATTGTAAAAGCTGTTGAAGTAGAACTGGATAAAAAATTAGATAGCATACACCAACTGAAACAATTTCATGGTATAGGTGTTTCTATAGTTAATGAAAAAGGACCTGTTTTTCAAGAAGGATATGGATATCTAGATCGCAAAATAAGAGCAGATTATACAGAAAACACCATTCAAAACATCGCTTCAATCTCAAAAGTAATCTTGGGATTAACTCTTGCTAAAGCGGTCGAAGACGGACACATCAATCTGGATGATGATATTAACAATTATCTTGATTTTAATGTACGTAATCCTCAATATCCAGATGATCCTATTTTAGTAAGACATCTAACCTCACACACAAGTAGTATTTTAGACGGTGATTATTATGACTTAAGCTATATCAATCTTGAAGATGACGCTGTAGATAATCCTAAAATTGATCAAGAAGAATTAAAATATTTTCAGACGGACAAGGAAGCTTTATCTCTACAAGACTTTTTAAAAAATGGTTTAACGACCACAGATACGGCACTTACTTCATATATCTATAGTGATTATGCACCAGGTACAGCATATTCTTACTCAAATATAGCGGCAGGATTAACGGCTTACATTATTGAAAGAGCAGTTGGTGAAGATTTCAAGAGCTATTCTAAAAAGCACATTATTGACCCTTTAGGTTTAAAAAATACCTCTTGGAATGTTGCAGACCTAGACTCGCGTCAACGTAGCTCTTTATACAGCACGCTAGAACTGCGTTATCCTGTGTATCGATTGATCACATTTGCAGATGGTGGTTTATATACCACACCTAACGATTTAGGAATAATTCTTACTGAACTTATTAATGGATATAATGGTAAGGGAACTTTATTAAAAACGTCCACTTATGTACAGTTCTATAAAAAGCAACTGAATGAATCGATGTTTAAAACAGAAAAATCAATGGCCGCCTTTCAGAAAGGTTTTAATAAAGGAATGTTTATCACCTATGAAAGAGATGGCATAGGTCACTCTGGTGGTGATCCAGGTGTTTCTACCTTAATGTATTTTAATCCTAAAACTAATATAGGTCAAATCACCTTTTTAAATACTGATTTTAATAGTCAGGAAGCTTATGATAGTTTTATTGCTATCGCTTCCATTTTAAAAGAATATGGTAACAAATTATTAAAAAATAAACAGCTATAA
- a CDS encoding Gfo/Idh/MocA family protein, producing the protein MLKAGVLGAGHLGKIHLRLLEQSERYELIGFYDANPEYAASIEAEFGYKYFSDIDALIAACDMIDVVTPTSYHHESGMKVLEAGKHLFVEKPITVTVEEANDLIALSRKRNVKGQVGQVERFNPAFRSVVDRFDNPMFIETHRLAEFNPRGTDVSVVLDLMIHDIDAILSVVKSPVKSVSASGVSVISKTPDIANARIEFENGCVANLTASRISLKKMRKARFFQRDAYISVDFLTKAVEVVRMKDAPEVPGDFDMILKNAEGEKKQIYFDNPDVADNNAILDELETFADAIENDTRPVVNLEDGTAALDVALKIIKEFKSL; encoded by the coding sequence ATGCTTAAAGCTGGCGTGCTAGGTGCTGGACACCTCGGAAAAATTCACTTAAGACTTCTAGAACAAAGTGAGCGTTATGAATTAATAGGATTTTATGATGCAAATCCCGAGTATGCAGCATCCATTGAGGCAGAGTTTGGTTACAAATATTTTTCAGACATCGACGCACTTATCGCGGCCTGTGATATGATAGATGTGGTCACTCCTACTTCTTACCACCACGAGAGTGGAATGAAAGTACTCGAGGCTGGCAAGCACTTATTTGTTGAGAAACCTATAACGGTTACTGTAGAAGAGGCAAATGATTTAATTGCGCTTTCGCGAAAGCGTAATGTAAAAGGTCAAGTAGGTCAGGTAGAACGTTTCAATCCTGCATTTAGATCAGTAGTGGATCGATTTGATAATCCTATGTTTATAGAAACTCATCGCCTGGCAGAGTTTAATCCACGTGGTACGGATGTAAGTGTGGTGCTGGATTTAATGATACACGATATTGATGCCATATTAAGTGTGGTAAAAAGCCCTGTAAAATCTGTAAGCGCAAGTGGTGTTTCTGTAATTTCTAAAACTCCGGACATTGCCAATGCTCGTATAGAATTTGAAAATGGTTGTGTTGCAAATCTAACGGCTAGTCGTATCAGTCTTAAGAAAATGCGTAAGGCACGTTTTTTCCAGCGTGATGCTTACATATCTGTTGATTTTTTAACTAAGGCTGTAGAAGTGGTGCGCATGAAAGATGCTCCTGAAGTTCCAGGAGATTTTGATATGATTCTTAAAAATGCCGAAGGCGAGAAAAAACAAATCTATTTTGACAATCCTGATGTGGCAGATAATAATGCCATACTCGATGAACTAGAGACATTTGCAGACGCTATAGAAAATGATACCAGACCAGTGGTAAATCTAGAAGATGGAACAGCGGCACTAGATGTAGCCTTAAAAATCATTAAGGAATTTAAATCACTGTAA
- a CDS encoding protein-L-isoaspartate(D-aspartate) O-methyltransferase has protein sequence MKDDFIHKGKRRQLVELMREKGIKDQRVLDAMNKVPRHVFLDSSFLEHAYQNKAFPIGADQTISHPYTVAFQSELLQVKPNDKVLEIGTGSGYQCAVLLEMGAQVYTIERQNELYKKTNLIFRKLNYRPKRYFFGDGYKGMPEDAPFDSIIVTCGAPYIPQTLLGQLKIGGRMVIPVGDDPQIMTLLIRESATQFSKETFGEFRFVPFLDGKQ, from the coding sequence ATCAAAGACGACTTCATACATAAAGGTAAAAGACGACAGCTCGTTGAGTTGATGCGTGAGAAAGGAATCAAGGACCAGCGTGTGCTGGATGCCATGAATAAAGTGCCACGTCATGTTTTTTTGGACAGTTCTTTTCTAGAGCATGCTTATCAAAATAAAGCTTTTCCTATAGGTGCAGATCAGACCATATCACATCCTTATACAGTGGCTTTTCAAAGTGAACTATTACAAGTAAAACCCAATGATAAGGTATTAGAAATAGGAACAGGTAGTGGTTATCAATGTGCTGTACTTCTAGAAATGGGTGCACAGGTTTATACTATTGAACGACAAAATGAATTGTATAAAAAGACCAATTTGATCTTCAGAAAATTAAATTACAGGCCTAAAAGATATTTCTTTGGCGATGGATACAAAGGCATGCCAGAAGATGCACCTTTTGATTCTATTATCGTTACATGCGGCGCGCCTTATATTCCTCAAACTTTATTAGGTCAACTTAAGATAGGTGGTCGCATGGTCATACCAGTAGGTGATGATCCACAAATCATGACTTTATTAATTAGAGAATCTGCGACACAATTTTCTAAGGAGACTTTTGGTGAGTTCAGGTTTGTTCCATTTTTAGATGGGAAACAATAA
- a CDS encoding CDP-alcohol phosphatidyltransferase family protein — MSKLPQEHKFIDLSDYGRPIAKIIAHSLKHTAATPVHVTIGFIISGLIGVYCILTDYYWFAGFFLIFKSILDAADGELARVKQKPSYTGRYLDSVADILLNAIIFLSLWYVTNTSLWVCILAFIGLQLQGTLYNYYYVILRNKFNGDRTSRVFENKTPVALHGESQRQVDILFKLYKFLYGIFDKMIYALDPRAGFGKPLPKWFMTSVSTFGLGFQLLIISVMLVLGFKALILPFFLSYTMMVFIFVGIRKMFY, encoded by the coding sequence ATGTCCAAACTTCCTCAAGAGCATAAATTTATCGACTTGTCTGATTATGGACGACCGATTGCAAAAATCATAGCTCATTCTTTAAAACATACCGCAGCTACACCAGTCCATGTAACGATAGGTTTTATCATATCTGGCCTGATAGGTGTTTATTGCATTTTAACCGATTACTATTGGTTTGCAGGCTTTTTTCTAATTTTTAAATCTATACTAGATGCCGCAGATGGCGAACTTGCACGTGTAAAACAAAAACCATCATATACTGGTCGCTATCTAGATTCTGTGGCAGATATCTTATTAAACGCTATCATCTTTCTATCCTTATGGTACGTTACAAACACAAGTTTATGGGTTTGTATTTTAGCCTTTATAGGTCTGCAATTACAAGGCACCTTGTACAATTATTATTATGTCATCCTGCGCAATAAGTTTAATGGAGATAGGACTAGTCGTGTATTTGAAAATAAAACACCTGTCGCATTACATGGTGAATCGCAACGACAAGTTGATATTTTATTTAAGCTCTATAAATTTCTTTATGGCATCTTTGATAAAATGATATATGCATTGGATCCTAGAGCAGGTTTTGGCAAACCACTACCTAAATGGTTTATGACCAGTGTATCCACGTTTGGGTTAGGATTTCAATTATTGATAATCTCAGTGATGCTAGTCCTAGGATTTAAAGCCTTGATTCTTCCCTTCTTTTTAAGTTATACTATGATGGTATTTATTTTTGTAGGAATTAGAAAAATGTTTTATTGA
- a CDS encoding alpha/beta fold hydrolase: MRHLFFFVLSLLFLSSCKSLQYRLPDDAIYSAFAKADLPTTISYVKIDSMDLKVRVQSVTQTKTIYNIVFLHGSPSSLTAWQAYLKDSLLHGTVNLHAVDRPGYGYSDFGKEMTSIDTQTKVISEVIDQLNLENVIAVGTSYGGPVAARLPKENDQIKAVVMVSPAIDPDHEKRVWQSDFTQWWLTRWLVPTGYRVAGDEKTVHAQELAAIEKDWSQINVPVLHIHGDSDELVPYINVDYSKTVFSNVEVITIPNLGHEIAWKRPDLVIPYLLEMVERLKKQSR; this comes from the coding sequence ATGAGGCATCTATTTTTCTTTGTACTAAGTTTACTTTTTCTTAGTTCTTGTAAAAGCTTACAGTATCGATTACCTGATGATGCTATATATTCCGCTTTCGCGAAAGCGGACTTACCGACCACCATATCGTATGTTAAGATAGATAGTATGGATTTAAAAGTACGTGTGCAAAGTGTCACGCAAACAAAAACCATTTATAATATAGTTTTCTTACATGGATCGCCTAGTTCCTTAACGGCATGGCAAGCTTATCTTAAAGACAGCTTACTGCATGGTACAGTCAACCTACATGCCGTAGATCGACCAGGATATGGTTATTCAGATTTTGGGAAAGAAATGACCTCTATTGATACACAAACTAAGGTTATAAGTGAGGTTATTGATCAATTAAATTTAGAAAATGTTATTGCGGTAGGTACTTCTTATGGCGGTCCTGTAGCTGCTAGATTACCTAAAGAAAATGATCAAATTAAAGCTGTTGTTATGGTATCGCCAGCCATAGATCCAGATCATGAAAAACGAGTATGGCAATCTGACTTTACACAATGGTGGTTAACACGCTGGCTGGTACCTACTGGTTATCGAGTTGCCGGTGATGAGAAAACGGTACATGCGCAAGAGCTAGCCGCTATAGAAAAAGATTGGTCACAAATTAATGTTCCTGTATTACACATTCATGGAGATAGTGATGAGCTCGTTCCTTATATCAATGTGGATTATAGTAAGACTGTTTTTTCAAATGTTGAGGTGATTACTATTCCAAATCTAGGTCACGAGATCGCCTGGAAAAGACCAGATCTAGTTATACCTTATTTACTAGAAATGGTTGAGCGCTTAAAAAAGCAGAGTAGATGA
- a CDS encoding DUF2628 domain-containing protein, with protein sequence MNDSLNTDTETNWELAAFVGENRAYYLEKWESLKNGSVLSFNFYAFLFGITWLLYRKMYREAGILFAIILIESEVTFNLVGDNGAVDIAIRIFYSLAIGFTSNYFYLKHAEREIQKLNEQFQDPTALKELIIKKGGTSWASVVIGLVIIIGLSILLAYVLGDLNF encoded by the coding sequence ATGAACGACTCTTTAAATACAGACACAGAAACCAACTGGGAATTAGCCGCCTTTGTAGGTGAGAATCGAGCTTATTATTTAGAGAAATGGGAAAGCTTAAAAAACGGTAGTGTTTTATCTTTTAATTTCTACGCATTTTTATTTGGTATCACTTGGCTACTTTATAGAAAAATGTATCGTGAAGCAGGTATTTTATTTGCCATCATCCTTATTGAGTCAGAGGTTACTTTTAATCTGGTAGGCGATAATGGCGCGGTGGATATAGCGATTAGAATTTTCTATTCCCTAGCCATAGGTTTTACGTCAAACTACTTTTATCTCAAACATGCCGAAAGAGAAATTCAGAAATTGAATGAGCAATTTCAAGACCCTACTGCATTAAAAGAACTTATCATAAAGAAAGGTGGCACATCATGGGCTTCTGTGGTCATAGGACTAGTTATCATTATAGGATTATCCATTTTACTCGCCTATGTACTAGGTGACTTGAATTTTTAG
- a CDS encoding toxin-antitoxin system YwqK family antitoxin: MRFINRLVSILKGVLICVILIQCKDSSTALKESQELKTVETITPIPFTDYYPSGNLKTKGQLLHDKKMGTWISYLENGDEKSIQNFKDDVLDGFQKTLYSQELYMEGDFKQGVKIGTWKSYFKDNHQLKYLKHFDNNGNSTGKWESYYDSGELSLIENYVNNQANGNKTEYFKNGQISSTGKLINGKNHGIWNYYYDTGVLQCEKEFKIGIEEGVYKQYYENGSLYKEGTKTNFEKTGVWKTYDQNGSIIETKSYRDSKN; encoded by the coding sequence ATGCGCTTTATTAATAGACTTGTATCAATATTAAAAGGTGTTTTAATATGTGTTATACTTATACAGTGCAAAGATTCTAGTACAGCATTAAAAGAATCTCAAGAATTAAAAACAGTAGAGACTATTACTCCTATACCCTTTACAGATTATTATCCTTCAGGAAACCTTAAAACAAAAGGGCAATTACTGCACGATAAAAAAATGGGTACATGGATTTCTTATCTTGAAAATGGAGACGAAAAATCAATTCAAAATTTTAAAGATGATGTTTTAGATGGTTTTCAAAAAACACTGTACTCGCAAGAACTTTACATGGAAGGCGATTTTAAGCAAGGTGTAAAAATTGGTACTTGGAAAAGCTATTTTAAAGACAACCATCAACTTAAATATCTCAAACATTTCGATAATAATGGTAACAGTACTGGTAAATGGGAAAGTTATTACGACAGCGGCGAATTATCTTTAATTGAAAATTATGTCAACAATCAGGCTAATGGTAATAAAACAGAATATTTTAAAAATGGTCAAATAAGTAGTACTGGAAAACTGATTAATGGTAAAAACCATGGTATATGGAATTATTACTATGATACTGGCGTACTACAATGCGAGAAAGAATTTAAAATAGGTATTGAAGAAGGCGTATACAAACAGTATTATGAAAACGGTAGCCTATACAAAGAAGGTACTAAAACAAACTTTGAAAAAACAGGCGTTTGGAAAACATATGACCAGAATGGTAGTATTATAGAAACGAAATCATACCGCGATTCAAAAAATTAA
- a CDS encoding acyl-CoA thioester hydrolase/BAAT C-terminal domain-containing protein translates to MKKKLIILIGILITLILGYLIVDYSLFNGIKSKYINENGFQGNYFTKENIENKTAVILIGGGDWGDYWAQEFAQKDLVGLSLPYSGKENLPQLPEEIKLEYFENAILWLAQQKSVNPEKIVVMGTSRNAELALLIASTYPEIISGVIAYAPSSVSWSNTVLPYNSDTIKPSWTYQGIEVPYIPMKKIKGNNTNQITFLNYWEEGLLKSDIADNAAIKVEQINGHVLLFSGLDDQVWPSAKMAHRIEERLKKHHFNFKLQNVKYKNAGHLISNIPEQKSENRLGTLNINGKTYTYNYGGTNDGDFKAKTDAKIKLTEYLLKLDAR, encoded by the coding sequence TTGAAGAAAAAGCTTATTATATTAATTGGAATCTTAATCACACTAATACTGGGTTACCTTATAGTTGATTATTCGCTTTTCAATGGTATCAAATCAAAATATATAAATGAAAATGGTTTTCAAGGCAATTACTTTACTAAAGAAAATATAGAGAACAAAACGGCTGTAATCCTCATTGGTGGTGGTGATTGGGGCGATTATTGGGCTCAAGAATTTGCTCAAAAAGATCTAGTAGGGCTATCATTACCATATTCAGGTAAAGAGAATTTACCTCAATTACCTGAAGAAATTAAATTAGAGTATTTTGAAAATGCAATCCTATGGCTAGCACAACAAAAATCTGTGAATCCAGAAAAGATTGTGGTCATGGGCACTTCTAGAAATGCAGAATTAGCTTTATTAATTGCCTCTACATATCCAGAAATTATTAGCGGTGTAATTGCTTATGCTCCTAGTTCTGTATCATGGTCTAATACTGTTTTACCTTATAATTCTGATACTATTAAACCTAGTTGGACCTATCAAGGAATTGAAGTTCCTTATATTCCTATGAAAAAGATCAAAGGAAATAACACTAATCAAATTACATTTTTAAACTATTGGGAAGAAGGATTACTAAAATCAGATATAGCAGATAATGCCGCCATTAAAGTAGAGCAAATTAATGGACACGTACTTCTATTTTCTGGCTTAGACGATCAGGTATGGCCATCTGCTAAAATGGCTCATAGAATTGAGGAGCGATTAAAAAAACACCATTTTAACTTTAAATTGCAAAATGTAAAATATAAAAATGCTGGACATCTAATATCTAATATTCCAGAACAGAAATCAGAAAACAGATTAGGAACATTAAATATTAACGGTAAAACATATACTTACAATTATGGAGGAACTAATGATGGTGATTTTAAAGCAAAAACAGATGCTAAAATTAAATTGACAGAATACCTATTAAAACTAGATGCAAGATAA